In one window of Drosophila virilis strain 15010-1051.87 unplaced genomic scaffold, Dvir_AGI_RSII-ME tig00001128, whole genome shotgun sequence DNA:
- the LOC116652290 gene encoding heat shock protein beta-6-like isoform X1, translated as MAESNKRNIPIKLGDFSVIDTEFSSIRERFDSEMRKMEEEMAKFRHELMNREANFFESTSSTKKTTTTTSSTTNSALPSRVPKQQNYVSDISSPLIQDEGDNKVLKLRFDVSQYAPEEIVVKTVDQKLLVHAKHEEKSDTKSVYREYNREFLLPKGVNPESIRSSLSKDGVLTVDAPLPALTAGETLIPIAHK; from the exons atggccGAGTCTAATAAGAGAAATATTCCCATCAAATTGGGCGACTTCAGCGTTATCGATACGGAATTCAGCAGCATACGTGAACGCTTCGATTCCGAGATGCGTAAAATGGAGGAGGAGATGGCCAAGTTCCGTCACGAGCTGATGAACCGCGAGGCCAATTTCTTCGAGTCCACCAG CTCTactaaaaaaacaacaactacaaccaG CTCAACGACAAACTCGGCGCTGCCCTCACGCGTGCCCAAGCAACAGAATTATGTGTCGGACATTAGCTCGCCTTTGATTCAG GATGAGGGCGACAACAAAGTGCTGAAGCTGCGCTTCGATGTCAGCCAATATGCGCCCGAGGAGATTGTCGTCAAAACTGTCGATCAGAAGCTGCTT GTGCATGCCAAGCACGAGGAGAAATCAGACACAAAGAGCGTTTACAGGGAATACAATCGCGAATTTCTGCTGCCCAAGGGCGTTAATCCCGAGTCGATACGCTCGTCCCTCAGCAAGGATGGTGTCCTGACCGTGGACGCGCCCTTGCCAGCGCTCACTGCCGGCGAAACCTTGATACCCATTGCGCACAAGTGA
- the LOC116652290 gene encoding heat shock protein beta-1-like isoform X3 gives MDAFTRTFHKTFRTTTTTKTSPSSTTNSALPSRVPKQQNYVSDISSPLIQDEGDNKVLKLRFDVSQYAPEEIVVKTVDQKLLVHAKHEEKSDTKSVYREYNREFLLPKGVNPESIRSSLSKDGVLTVDAPLPALTAGETLIPIAHK, from the exons ATGGATGCATTTACACGCacttttcataaaacttttcgcacaacaactacaacaaaaaccaGCCCAAG CTCAACGACAAACTCGGCGCTGCCCTCACGCGTGCCCAAGCAACAGAATTATGTGTCGGACATTAGCTCGCCTTTGATTCAG GATGAGGGCGACAACAAAGTGCTGAAGCTGCGCTTCGATGTCAGCCAATATGCGCCCGAGGAGATTGTCGTCAAAACTGTCGATCAGAAGCTGCTT GTGCATGCCAAGCACGAGGAGAAATCAGACACAAAGAGCGTTTACAGGGAATACAATCGCGAATTTCTGCTGCCCAAGGGCGTTAATCCCGAGTCGATACGCTCGTCCCTCAGCAAGGATGGTGTCCTGACCGTGGACGCGCCCTTGCCAGCGCTCACTGCCGGCGAAACCTTGATACCCATTGCGCACAAGTGA
- the LOC116652290 gene encoding heat shock protein beta-1-like isoform X2, with translation MAESNKRNIPIKLGDFSVIDTEFSSIRERFDSEMRKMEEEMAKFRHELMNREANFFESTSSTTNSALPSRVPKQQNYVSDISSPLIQDEGDNKVLKLRFDVSQYAPEEIVVKTVDQKLLVHAKHEEKSDTKSVYREYNREFLLPKGVNPESIRSSLSKDGVLTVDAPLPALTAGETLIPIAHK, from the exons atggccGAGTCTAATAAGAGAAATATTCCCATCAAATTGGGCGACTTCAGCGTTATCGATACGGAATTCAGCAGCATACGTGAACGCTTCGATTCCGAGATGCGTAAAATGGAGGAGGAGATGGCCAAGTTCCGTCACGAGCTGATGAACCGCGAGGCCAATTTCTTCGAGTCCACCAG CTCAACGACAAACTCGGCGCTGCCCTCACGCGTGCCCAAGCAACAGAATTATGTGTCGGACATTAGCTCGCCTTTGATTCAG GATGAGGGCGACAACAAAGTGCTGAAGCTGCGCTTCGATGTCAGCCAATATGCGCCCGAGGAGATTGTCGTCAAAACTGTCGATCAGAAGCTGCTT GTGCATGCCAAGCACGAGGAGAAATCAGACACAAAGAGCGTTTACAGGGAATACAATCGCGAATTTCTGCTGCCCAAGGGCGTTAATCCCGAGTCGATACGCTCGTCCCTCAGCAAGGATGGTGTCCTGACCGTGGACGCGCCCTTGCCAGCGCTCACTGCCGGCGAAACCTTGATACCCATTGCGCACAAGTGA